The Lactuca sativa cultivar Salinas chromosome 2, Lsat_Salinas_v11, whole genome shotgun sequence genome includes the window GTGTTTGCAATTGTTATGAATTCATCTTGTATTGATATTGATCACGGCCGAAGATGATGAAAATGGTAGTTAAATATGAATGGACTCCCTATTaatttttcattattaaatggataaaagaaataaaataaaaaatgatgtaAGGACCATAGATGCCACAAACCAGAAGACCATTTATTTATGTAACTTACTCTGTTAATTATTTTTATCAATTtgataaaaatcatttgaaatcCACGTGTGATTTAAAAAACAAAATGGTTTTCAACGTTGAAGCCCGAAGGCATGAGGAAAAGCATCAATTTCAATCTATGAGCCCTAGCAAAGAACACAAACCAACCCATGTTATCATATTGATCGTGTCTTTAAAGCTTGAGCTCTCATCACTTTTGTTAATTGCCTTCGCCTCACTCCACCATCTTCATCTctataaattcaaatttcaaaaaccCCCTTTATCCCCTCTCTTCGTAAACCCTCTCTGACCATTGTCTCTAATGGCTGCTCCAAACGGGTATGCTTTCTTCCCCTATCAACACCATTCGATATCTGCAAGATACATGTTTGCTTTTAGATTATTGTTCTTCGTTGGATTTACGATAAAACCCTAAGTTCTTATTTTTGGTATGTATTCAATTTAGTGTAAATTTGTCGATGTTTGTTTTGTAGCTATATTTGGCGAATCAGTTTTTGACCCccctttttctttttttactGCACTTTCTTTTCCAGTAAATAAAGAGTAAAGTTACACCCTTTAATTGTAAAACGTACTTCAATTGTCTTTAATATTTGTTCTTACTAATACTGTGTAGGGTTTCGCAATTGTTTTCAAGATTATATCGAGTAAATCGCGTTTGTTAGATCCTCTGTAAAGGCTCATGCTTCTGGATGTACAAATCTAGATTCTGATCTTTTTAGAAAGTATGGTAATCTTTATCGGTTTTGAATTAAGTTTGGTTTTTTGAATGAATGTCACGCTTACTTTTATCTTGAAAAATCTTTTTTATTTGTGGCAAGTTTGAAAAAAAATCTTTTGTTTTTCTTCACTCTGTTATTCATTATCAAAATCTTACATTTTTTaaaatagatttagggttttctatccTACTGTTGTGTTTTACCTTCTCTTTTATGTGTCAAGAAATAATCTTTTTTGCGTACCCTTTGTTCTAaactatataatatttttttagtgttttacctgatcttttatatttttaaagagaCTTGTAACTGGATTTCACCCTCCTTCCATAACTTAAGCTTGAAGAACAAAGAGATTAGAGGGTCCTATGGAGAATGTGTTTCACTTTTTTATCTATTAAAAGCTTAGTGAATTTTGGTTTAGGGATCTTTAATTTTTGTAGAAACATAATTACATTTCTAAATAAAATTTAGAAAAGTTGATGTTTTGTTGTTACTTTTTGATATTTAAAATGTTCAGTAGTTTAGTGATTGTTGATCGGATTTGATGAAAAACTCCCAGCTTTTCTTTATTGGTATGTGATTAATTTAATCTAAAGTTGTTTTTTCTTGTTCCTTATTTTATAATTGAGTTTCTTGCCCTCTCTTTTAGCATCTTTGGCATGCCTGAAAATAAAGTTGCTTGCTGTTAACTATTGAAAGTTGCTTCTTTAGCTTCAATTGATCTTTAATATCATTCATCAAGAGAATGTGTAAGCCTTCATATTTGTTGTCTATATTTTGCttatatatataatgaatttgTATGTTAGAGGAAACATGTAGTTGACACGATTTACTTACTTTTTTTGTTCTTTTAGACTCTTTGTGAATTGCAGAATTCGAATCTTTATTGTTTTTTgagttgattgttgataattatTTGGGTgattttcaacccatttaacCCCTTTCATTGATAATTGAATTAATCACTTTATATGTTTGACCCATTATAGATATACTTGTTCCTCTTCTTTCATAAGAATCAATATTTCTCATCATAATTCATAAGGAATGTTTCATGATCCCAATTCCTCTTATTATGTGTTGTGTATGTGTGAATGACCAATTATTTGGGATTCAAATTTGTGGCTTTTCATTTTAGGTTttgaaatgaaaaagaaaaacacAAATAGACAACAAGTTCATCACTTTTTAGTCTTTTCCACATTATCATTGTGATTTTCCCAATGAATATGTGTTTTTGAAATATCCCAACTTTCTTATATTATCGTTTTgcatataatatattgatatgatcttttaattataatttttatatatttttaataaataaaattttcagATCTCACGCAACTTGGACAAATCAAGTTCCGATAGCTGTAGCACCACTCAACTGTGTCCCATACACGGGCCCACCTCTTGACAACTCAGACGTTGACATGGCACAAAAAGAATCCAACCAAGTTTCAAAGAATCAGCCAGCCATGGTGTTTCTGCCGCCACAAACCACCGAGAAAGAACTGAACGATATTCTGGAGACCACCACACACGGGGTGGTGGTGTCGGGTGGTGCCGCCAGCGGGAAATTTGGACCGCTTATCGGTTCCGTTGATATCTCCGAATCTCATGACACTTTTCTATTTCGTGTTGCTCTTCCAGGTGTCAAGAATGATCAAAGTAAGTACCATAACTACCCTTATAACTTTTTTAGTTGGTGATGAGGATGAggagggtatttatgtctttttcaTAATATAAAAAAATGCAGAGTTTAAATGTGACATTCAAGAAGATGGAAGCATTACAATTGAAGGGGCAACAGAAACAGGGGAGAAAAAAGTTCATGTCCACAACATGGTGTTTGAGATGCACACACAAAACCTTTGTCCACCTGGCAACTTCTCGGTTTCCTTCCAGTTGGGTGGGCCCGTTGACCCTTTGACTTTAGAGAAGGAGTTGGCTAATGGTGTTCTTGAGGGTGTTGTTAAGAAAAAACCACTCAAGGGTTTGTGATTCATTTTGTTATTGATTGATGTATATTGGAGTTGAAGATACATGATTAGTAGTTGTTTTGATGAGAGTGGACTTGTGTTTTTGAAGGTCCTTGAGGATTTTCTTGTTGTAATGTTTGTCTTGTTTTGTCTCTTGTTTATGCCATTTTTGGCACATTGAACAAAAGAAAAGTAGAAGAAGAATGAGGTTTAGGATTTAAATTTGTGGGGTTTTTATTTAAAATAGGCATTTATACTACTTATCGTAGGGGCAAGAATGGTTTGATTTGGTTTTGGTTTGCTCTTTTTgcataaacaataaaaaatgGCAATTGAGTACATGAACTTATTAGATTCTAAATCCATGAATTTGGATATCACTCCAAAGCTCATGtgggttgtgatcatagaggtTTGTTTGTGGTGATTCTGGTGTTCATGGCCAAATGAGGGATTAGTTAGGTCCGAATACTGTTGATTCAAAAAATAAGTTATAATACTTGAAACATGCGTAAGGAGTGTTTGGGATTTGATTTTTTAAAGCAACTTATATATATTTGCGAAGGTGTGCATATTAGTTTTTCTATTGttaaaaaagaattttaaaaaagTGTTTTGTGTTAAGGTATTTGGTATTAAAAGTAACAAGTTGATAAGTTTTTTTTTAGTGTTTGAGAATTTCAGCTTATAGATGTAAATTTACCAATAAGGGCCGGATATTTATAGACATTTACAATAGGgtttataaaattaatttaaataagtCATAAGCTATTTTAGATAAGTTAGAATTCATTAACTTATCAAAAGCtcattatataaataaataagcacTTTTAATTTTAATCTATCCAAACATTAAAAATTGTTTATTAACAATGTCAAACCCAATAAACTAATAAACACTTTAAATAAACAATCTCCAACACCCCATACTAATTGGACCGAAACTCCAAAAATTATAAACTGAATCATATATCGCTAAGCAGATCAGATTAAAAAGTTCATCCCTACCCATAGTGTCAACATTTTcattattttcttttaaataaaattGTTTTCGATATGAATGTTATcattaaaataaaaatcaaaataatgtTTAATAGTGATGTGGCCTACGCTTTGCATAGGTCGGGAGACTTGTTTTTTTTATTGGATTCTGTCGATAGGGTGTCCTTATATGGGACCATGAATTTCATTTGAAAGTAAACATTTATAACATTGATACATACACAAAAGATGTGAAATACATGgaaaacattaaaaaagaaaGACATAACTGAGTTTCTCTCCTTATGCGTTGTCTAGAATAATTTGGTGCATCTCTTCATATGTTTTGATTAGTTTTTTAGTCAGTATGGAGAGACGTATGCACTTTAGAACGTCGAAGTCTGCACTTCGGGATAATATGAAAGTAAGCTGCAATTCGTTTACTGTTGATTCGAGCCATATTATAAAATTCCAATCGTTAATTATATTAAATACAAgatataacaacatacttttatttaatTGGTTATCATAAAATTCTATTTATACTTCTTTGTAGGTAAAACTTATAAATTGACAGACAAAATAAAAGGAAGTCCATGTGTAGAGAAAATGGAATTTTATAAAGTAATAACACAACTCTGATGCTTTAGTTTTGGTTTCCAGAGCACCTTATTATGGCACAAAATACTACTCCAAGATGTATCATTCCTTAAGCTTCTTTACATAGATTGATCATGCTTCTTCATTAACCTACTAAATAGAAGTCATTATTCAAATAAgttataaaatcaaaaaaaataaaaggatGTTTTATAATAATCGGAACATACAAAGATTCATGTCATATCTACggtcaaaaaaaaaactaaagctTTCGGTTCGCTATCGACTTGTAGGAATCGATGTGTAAAAACCTTTCTACCCTTTGAATTTCCAAAGAAATCTTGAAAAAATAGCAACAAATTAATGAGTTGATACCCCAACATGTCGTATGGTTCTAGCTTGTTAGGAGGGACAATAGTTTCCATTAGTTGCTtgtttaaatgtatttgaaaagGTGAAGTGAGGTTGACCTTATATCAAAAGCAGACACTCCAACCGGTGATAAGAATATCTCAAGTTAAAAGAAGACACTCCAACTTTGAGTTTAAACCTAAAGACTTCTCTTATAAATTATTATAACCCACatgaagaaaattttgttttatgaaCATTCAAATTACCCTATTGAGAAACAATTTGAGTTACCCGACATATCATATCCAAGAAACACTACATGTTGTAATAACCATCAAACCAAACTTTATATATCCAACAACCCCAAGGTCACAATTATATGGAAAGTCCATTTCCACTTCTTGCAGTTATCCCGAAGCTCATAATTGTATGGAAAGTGCCCAATCAAGggataaatgcaagaaatagcaatacaATTACTGTCTTTTCCACACACATACACAGTATAACCAATATCTTAGaagtcaaaaaataaaattactaGCAATAGTTCTTTGACATAAATACATTAGAATCAAATCAAATAATGCAGTTGTTCAGGCCTAAGAATAGGCAAGAAGGTAGGTTTGGGAACAAGAAGTCCTTGCAACATTGTAATATACTAAGCAAATTATATACTTGGGGGATAGAAGATGGTATAGCCAAGCTTTTTAAAAACATGGTTGACAATGCAAGACTGGAGCAATAAGGAAAAAAATG containing:
- the LOC111880900 gene encoding alpha-crystallin domain-containing protein 22.3, which translates into the protein MAAPNGSHATWTNQVPIAVAPLNCVPYTGPPLDNSDVDMAQKESNQVSKNQPAMVFLPPQTTEKELNDILETTTHGVVVSGGAASGKFGPLIGSVDISESHDTFLFRVALPGVKNDQKFKCDIQEDGSITIEGATETGEKKVHVHNMVFEMHTQNLCPPGNFSVSFQLGGPVDPLTLEKELANGVLEGVVKKKPLKGL